GTTAGTCCCAATCGCCGTGCATGCAGCGCAACCATCGCCACACGGGCGATGGGTGGTAGCTGAAAATATCCGTCTGCATCGCTCACATCGCTATATAGCTCGGCCTGGTGGTACTCGGGCCTACCGCCACCATCATCCAGCTCTACCGTGATCCCACTGGTGAGTCCTACCATGCCGTTTAGAAAAACCGTCTCATCACCTGGAATGGCGGCTCGGGTCAGGCTGTTCGCTGCACCCGGCGGTGTTAGATTGGCTGGTTGAGCTATGACCCCATCCCGATGGGTATAGAGGAGCGGGTGGATCAGTGTGACCCAAGCAGGTTGGTCGGCCGCCGAAGCAGTGTCGACCCCGGCAATGGGAATGCGCTCCACGCGCACTGGGTCGCTGCTCTCGATAATCAGCAGCACCCCTGCAGCCAGACCGATTCGATTGGAAAGACGAAGTCGTGTTTCGCCGACGCTCGCGGTCAGGAGGAAGATTTTTTCCTGACCGACCACAGGCACCGCATCGCGCCGCTGCAATTGAGTGATCCCGACGGGACGAGGGGCATAAAGCGGGGGCGAAAGGGCGAGTATATTGGGCAGTTCCATGACAGTGCTCGGATTGATGTTGGCCGGTGGGAAAGTCGACCAATAACCGGCGATCTCCACGGTAGCCCCTACCACCACAGTGGCTGTTAGGCTCGCCCGCCGTAATGTGCGCCCTCGAACCGTGGTCGACGCGCGATGCATCCCTACATCGCCTAGGTCCAGGGCAGAAAACTGGTCAGGAAAACCTACGATAGGCCCAAGTGTCCCGCCCAATTCGACAGGCACATAACGTGGAACGCTGGCCCGCATGGTGACCGTGACTGGAGACACGTCCAGCTGGGGGAAAAGGGAACCAGGTAAGCCAACCAGCCCCACTACGCCTCCTCGAGCGACACGTGGTGTCAGCCCGGCTCTGTCGGTGGTCAAATCGAGGCCAAAATCTATTGGCTGTCCCGTCAGCTCATCGACGAGACGAGCGCGCAAGACAGCACGCAAACGATTCGCGGGCGCAGACAGTGGATCTGGGCAAAATCGATAGGTCCAGCGCTCTGTCTGTTCAGTCCGGCAACTCATAGGGCTCTCCGCGTCATGACTGCTCCACCACTGCCGTCACACCCATCTCGTTGACTACCGAGTCCACAGCTGGCCGGTCGCGAGAGGCGCGACCCGAGGCAATCGGTACGACGCTCACTTCGTAGGAAACACACAATTGGTAGGAGAGTTCGAGGGCATCCCAGACGCGGGTAATCTCCTCCAGGGTCAAGGGCTCCAGACGTACAAAAAGTTCCAGCGGTTGCCCAGCCAGGTCGGCCAGCAAGCTCGACCCACGCAAACTTCCCAGATCGTTAAACACCTGAAGGACCTTTCCCAAGATGTGCTGCTCGAGTTCAGGTGCCTGAGGACGCGTATCATGACTGACGATAGGTGCTACCAGGTAGTGTAGCCGTAGTGGAAGCGGCGGTTGCTCAAACTGGTTTGAGGCTACCCGCCGCGGAGCTTGGTTAAGAGTCTGCTCGTCTCGCTGTAGTCGGTACAACCACAGTGACACGCCTTCGCTGTTTATTTCGACAAGTTCCTGCGGGGTGAGCAGGCTTACCGTCATAACCCCACCTTGGCCTGGGTCGAAAAAGACATCGAGGTCGGGGTCTGTCACAAACGCTTGTCTGAGCAACTCTCGCAACGAGACACTACATGACTGAATAGCACTCTTCATGATTGCCCTTGGTTTTTCCGGCCAATGCCGAAATAGAGCGTTGCTCCTGAAGCCAAGATTCGCTTGCCAATTTCGCCCTGACTGACAAGTTGTTGGAGCACCGTTTCAACCATTGCGACGTCGACCTTGTTCCGTAGGTCAGTCAGCCACCATCGCCAAATTCCCTCTGCGGTATCCCCTGCGGAGCGGTTTTCGCGCAAGTAAACACGTATTGCTTCTGCTACGGCTGTAGCAAGCTCCACAGGAGTGGTACTCCCCCGTTCCAGAGCCACACGAGACAAGCTAGGTAGTATCAAGAAGCATGTCAGGGACTAGAAGGTCGTAATCGCTGGAATAATCAATGAAAACAACCAGAGTGGTTTGAGGGCATGGGACCATTCAGTACCGGAATCCGCTTGTCGAGTCACGTTTGGGGCTCGGAAACGCAGAGTTATGTTGGTGTTACAAAGAAGTCCCATCCTATTGGCGAATAATCCCAGTCATGAATTAATGCTCGGACAGTGCTATCGAGTGAGGGTGGCATTACAAATGAGAAATGAATGCTAGGATTCGATACGTGTGTTGGCGATTGCTGCCGATCCGCCGTACAGCGAGCTCGGGTTGTCTCTTGGCCTATTTGATATTCAAGTTCGTTCCATACAATACAATCGAAGTGAGCCGGGCACAGTTCGCGCATCTGCAGGAATCTTGTTGAAGGTCTTAGGAGCTTAAGGCGTGAAAGCTAGTTCGAGAAGCAACTTGCGCACGAGAGGTGTTTCGCCCTCTGCTTGATGGCCGCAACTGTTAGCACTTCTCCCGTCTCGAGCCACCTGAGACGGACTAATTTTGCTTTCAGAACAAGCACAAATGGAAATGGACAAGGCTCACGTTTCCACGACTTAGATTGCATTCCAGAGGGCTTGAATCGTCATGGGCGCATTCCCTTCACTGCGGTTATTCATCAAGACATACGGCTTTCGCTTCTTCCCCACCGCTTTTTCGCCAGCTCCAATGTTTCTCATTGCATCTCTGGGAGTGCTTCCACAATCTTCGTGTAAGGCTCCGCTCGCTTCCTCGCGGCTTCATATGTATATCCTTGAGCGCTGTCATGAGGTGTAGGACGGTGAAAGGCGCCGTGAAGCTCTAAAACCTTGCGATAGCCAGGAC
The Nitrospira sp. genome window above contains:
- a CDS encoding DUF4255 domain-containing protein, which produces MKSAIQSCSVSLRELLRQAFVTDPDLDVFFDPGQGGVMTVSLLTPQELVEINSEGVSLWLYRLQRDEQTLNQAPRRVASNQFEQPPLPLRLHYLVAPIVSHDTRPQAPELEQHILGKVLQVFNDLGSLRGSSLLADLAGQPLELFVRLEPLTLEEITRVWDALELSYQLCVSYEVSVVPIASGRASRDRPAVDSVVNEMGVTAVVEQS